From the Daphnia magna isolate NIES linkage group LG3, ASM2063170v1.1, whole genome shotgun sequence genome, one window contains:
- the LOC116918789 gene encoding trace amine-associated receptor 8c gives MVPLMYSPTVYNQSCQWSNIHDVSKTVISSNASSLLSPSSSTAQSRDWGLMLATGTSLSGYDLFRCAVVVIVTCGLISGNLILALAVNCKYSAGILQFQTRCLLTSIATNHVATGLLVTAWNIYPSLIGCWPYGVLLCQIQAVLLGSLNQHSSILWILVALDRYIFATRRHRYLQLASSKLCVWVAGSTWGLSFAYYTSIVLPYRAFDYSNEGLAGCAPVPQTGVLMLVSTCLLYFPTTMILLYVYGTVFHSHNSSQRLVPTTMRTVTLPGQGAHIVKSTRYECNDHCTEGYCNVKVEEAVTRSVATMSLAFIINSTPWIIKQIIVACLGNEVVPWLDFVITWSSLSLGVWNPLLCWLLCPPIRDGVRHILSMACSCCYTNNYSQPTRRSSTWATEISTVNGLAGPSCEIHPSIERQQPKPHPNSPVTGPTTPIRGVQYLPNILPPPPPPSVKASVQVVASPCCSPGRSIGAVDHDERIWSEILERSLSSSSLHHLHRLQRNHDDDEENDLCSNQPSRVLDPTRTSVAMSYQQEKRRNGKPPVGNWHV, from the exons ATGGTACCGTTGATGTACTCGCCGACCGTGTACAATCAGAGTTGCCAATGGTCCAATATCCATGACGTGAGCAAGACGGTCATTAGCAGCAATGCGTCTTCTTTGTTGTCGCCATCGTCCAGCACGGCCCAGTCTCGTGATTGGGGGTTGATGCTAGCCACTGGGACATCTCTTTCTGGCTACGACCTTTTCCGATGCGCCGTCGTAGTCATCGTCACGTGTGGATTAATCTCGGGCAACTTGATCCTCgcccttgccgtcaactgtaAATACTCGGCCGGAATCCTTCAATTCCAA ACACGCTGTTTACTGACATCGATCGCTACCAATCACGTAGCTACCGGGTTATTAGTCACCGCGTGGAATATCTACCCGAGCTTGATAGGCTGCTGGCCCTACGGAGTTCTTCTCTGCCAAATACAA GCAGTACTGCTGGGCTCACTGAATCAGCACAGTTCCATCTTATGGATATTGGTGGCTTTGGATCGTTACATCTTCGCTACTCGCCGGCATCGATACCTGCAACTAGCCTCGTCCAAG CTTTGCGTCTGGGTGGCGGGATCAACTTGGGGTCTCTCCTTCGCCTACTATACTTCAATTGTATTGCCCTACAGAGCCTTCGACTATAG CAACGAAGGACTTGCCGGTTGTGCTCCGGTACCTCAAACGGGCGTTCTCATGTTGGTCAGCACCTGCTTGCTCTACTTTCCGACGACCATGATTTTACTTTACGTCTATGGTACCGTCTTCCATTCGCACAACAGTAGTCAACGATTAGTTCCGACGACGATGAGGACTGTTACATTGCCAGGGCAAGGCGCTCATATCGTCAAATCTACTCGTTACGAGTGTAACGATCACTGTACCGAAGGGTATTGCAAC GTGAAGGTGGAGGAGGCTGTGACTCGGTCCGTTGCAACCATGTCTTTGGCATTCATTATCAACTCCACGCCATGGATCATTAAGCAAATCATCGTCGCGTGTCTGGGCAACGAG GTCGTGCCGTGGTTGGACTTTGTGATCACTTGGAGCTCACTGAGTCTGGGCGTTTGGAACCCTTTACTCTGTTGGCTGCTTTGTCCGCCGATTAGAGATGGCGTCCGACATATACTCTCAATGGCCTGCTCCTGCTGCTACACCAACAATTACTCACAACCCACAA GGCGATCGTCTACGTGGGCAACGGAGATATCGACCGTCAACGGCCTAGCCGGCCCATCTTGCGAGATTCATCCCAGCATAGAACGGCAGCAACCCAAGCCGCATCCCAATTCACCCGTTACCGGTCCCACGACGCCCATACGTGGCGTCCAGTACCTGCCTAACATTTTACCACCTCCGCCACCTCCATCGGTCAAGGCTTCTGTTCAGGTGGTAGCGTCTCCGTGCTGCTCGCCGGGCCGATCCATCGGAGCTGTGGACCACGACGAGCGAATTTGGAGCGAGATTCTCGAGCGGAGTCTTTCTTCCAGCTCACTGCATCATTTACATAGGTTGCAGCGTAACCATGAcgatgacgaagaaaatgacCTCTGCAGTAACCAGCCGAGTCGAGTGCTGGACCCAACACGAACATCGGTTGCGATGTCGTATCAGCAGGAGAAACGTCGTAACGGGAAACCGCCAGTTGGCAACTGGCACGTCTGA
- the LOC116918788 gene encoding ionotropic receptor 93a, which yields MLFCVLLLLASTSIRVRSAYYELYSEFRPDERWFLDDAKLVPISCDNGDCSALFNKHNKHKVVKRSVVQVETMKDYIKFLLRGNRTKDDDTNIGPYRTSNITLGVVLDKNFIGDLQTFTKIFDITNLPVSPELEYLRQQNFSITFFSPNDKLTPDINTVLSILPCEVLTRFDKSLISLPVIHIAITSNNCPRITRWAVLMVPVMKAGGELPQIFTDLRLSETLDWKEAVIIAEENTNKELFDMLVDSLSRPVLHKHSLALTVVKLRGPVALRKKNFESQLLNLQVRPKGRNFIMVARQETALWAFDAANDIGMVNPYSQWLFLVTDSIDPSIFLPTVEDGQNISFLYNASEAGASDSTSSKDEQNNLSCYSSRLLEAYVNALHQVIRSEETRYFQTTEDDWSRSKPSAGDRRNDVFQTLQNIWKNTKKCSNWLAWNITAVEIKETKKPTLLDVASWDAAHGLVVYDDFFPHFTGGLRQRVINVTTMEFPPWQIFERDRNGKVIRHTGLVLELAKELGNRLNFSINVVEPADGKWGSRLSFSRWTGMVEQVRTGSVAFAGAGFTVTADRMSAVNFSMSLDAQPFTFMFARPKQLSRAYLFIQPYTPNAWITIFAMTLGAGPLIWAFNKITPFYDFYPDRPGSPIFSIWYNIWYCIGALLFQGQREMPVALSGRMVVGFFWLFVIVVLTAYSGNLVAFLTFPTYTNPINTLQDLIDNKGSLTWGILRGTALEDFLKTSDEKLYRDLYEGAILHDLADDILLDMIRNQKHVYIEWKTNLQWLMKQDFVKTNSCDFSLGTENFFLQQVALAFPRDSPILERVNLEIIYMQRGGLIEHWRQEFWPSADRCSETATGGSDGEIIQAISVADMQGSFYVLFFGCGLAAVSFIIERLIHRSKEKRESEVIRPYLN from the exons ATGTTGTTCTGCGTCCTTTTGCTGCTGGCAAGCACCAGCATCCGTGTCCGATCGGCTTATTACGAATTGTACTCTGAATTTCGACCAGACGAACGCTGGTTTCTCGACGATGCGAAATTGGTCCCGATTAGCTGCGACAATGGAGACTGTAGCGCTCTTTTCAACAAGCACAACAAGCACAAAGTCGTAAAACGTTCCGTCGTACAGGTAGAAACTATGAAAGACTACATTAAGTTTCTGTTACGGGGTAACAGAACTAAGGACGATGATACAAACATCGGACCATATCGGACTAGCAACATCACCTTAG GTGTGGTGTTGGATAAGAACTTCATTGGAGACCTGCAGACGTTCACGAAAATTTTCGATATCACTAACCTTCCAGTTAGCCCTGAACTGGAATATCTCCGCCAACAGAATTTCAGTATTACCTTTTTTAGCCCAAATGATAAACTGACCCCAG acaTCAATACTGTCCTGTCTATTTTACCTTGTGAAGTTCTTACTCGTTTTGACAAAAGTCTCATCAGCTTGCCAGTCATTCACATTGCCATCACAA GTAATAATTGTCCCCGAATCACTCGTTGGGCAGTTTTGATGGTTCCTGTAATGAAAGCTGGAGGAGAACTGCCTCAGATCTTTACCGATTTGCGTTTAAGTGAGACACTTGACTGGAAAGAAGCCGTCATTATTGCTGAAGAAAACACAA ATAAAGAACTATTCGATATGCTGGTCGACAGTTTGAGTCGCCCGGTTTTACACAAACATTCTCTTGCCTTAACCGTCGTCAAACTCCGCGGTCCGGTTGCGCTAag gaaaaaaaatttcgaaagTCAGTTGTTGAATTTACAAGTTAGACCTAAAGGCCGTAATTTCATCATGGTGGCTAGACAAGAAACTGCTCTGTGGGCCTTTGACGCG GCTAATGACATCGGAATGGTGAATCCATACTCCCAATGGCTATTCTTGGTAACTGATTCGATTGATCCATCTATTTTCCTGCCAACTGTGGAGGACGGTCAAAACATATCGTTTTTGTACAACGCCTCGGAAGCTGGTGCAAGCGATTCTACGTCATCGAAAGATGAACAAAACAACCTCTCATGCTACAGTTCTCGTTTGCTCGAGGCATACGTGAATGCTCTTCATCAGGTGATTCGGTCAGAAGAGACTCGTTACTTTCAGACGACTGAAGATGATTGGAGTAGATCAAAACCTTCGGCTGGTGACAGACGAAATGATGTCTTTCAAACTCTGCAG AATATTtggaaaaacacaaaaaaatgcagCAATTGGTTGGCATGGAACATAACGGCTGTAGAAATCAAAGAGACTAAAAAGCCAACGCTGTTGGATGTTGCCAGTTGGGACGCAGCACATGGCCTTGTCGTCTATGATGATTTCTTTCCACATTTCACTGGAGGACTCCGCCAACGAGTCATCAATGTTACGACTATGGAG TTCCCCCCCTGGCAAATTTTTGAACGGGACAGAAACGGCAAAGTGATACGTCATACTGGTTTGGTTTTGGAATTAGCAAAAGAATTGGGCAATCGTCTCAATTTCAG TATCAATGTCGTGGAGCCTGCTGACGGTAAATGGGGCTCACGTCTAAGTTTCAGCCGCTGGACTGGCATGGTGGAACAAGTTCGCACGGGATCG GTAGCATTTGCCGGTGCGGGATTTACCGTTACGGCCGATCGAATGAGTGCTGTCAATTTCAGTATGTCGCTAGACGCTCAGCCCTTTACTTTCATGTTTGCCCGCCCTAAGCAGTTGAGTCGTGCATACCTGTTCATTCAACCATATACACCGAAC GCCTGGATTACCATTTTTGCCATGACATTAGGCGCTGGCCCCTTGATCTGGGCCTTTAATAAAATCACGCCTTTCTATGATTTCTATCCAGATCGTCCTGGATCGCCTATATTTAGCATTTGGTACAACATTTGGTATTGTATTGGCGCCTTATTGTTTCAAG GTCAACGAGAAATGCCGGTTGCCCTGAGCGGTCGCATGGTAGTGGGTTTCTTTTGGCTATTCGTAATTGTTGTTTTGACCGCCTATTCGGGTAATCTTGTCGCCTTTCTGACATTCCCGACCTACACCAATCCTATCAACACCCTGCAGGATCTGAtcgataataaaggttctcTCACCTGGGGCATCCTTCGTGGCACGGCTCTCGAAGATTTTCTCAAG ACGTCGGACGAAAAATTGTACAGGGACCTTTACGAAGGTGCAATCCTGCACGACTTGGCGGACGATATACTATTGGACATGATCCGTAATCAAAAGCACGTTTACATCGAATGGAAAACTAATCTTCAATGGTTAATGAAACAGGACTTCGTCAAAACAAATTCGTGCGATTTCTCCTTAG GAACCGAAAATTTCTTCTTGCAACAAGTTGCTTTGGCTTTCCCCAGAGATTCTCCCATCTTAGAGCGAGTCAATTTGGA GATTATCTACATGCAAAGAGGTGGACTCATTGAACATTGGCGTCAAGAATTCTGGCCGTCAGCTGATCGTTGTTCCGAAACAGCCACAGGAGGTAGTGACGGAGAAATCATTCAAGCCATCAGCGTGGCAGATATGCAAGGATCCTTCTACGTCCTATTTTTTG GTTGTGGTTTGGCAGCCGTTTCATTCATTATTGAAAGACTGATCCACCgcagtaaagaaaaacgagagAGCGAAGTTATACGTCCATATCTGAACTAA